Proteins co-encoded in one uncultured Draconibacterium sp. genomic window:
- a CDS encoding nucleoside hydrolase, which translates to MFKIINTLANQINRSPMLKKILALLLVSFIFNAFVSAHSGKPKYHVIIDTDGAIDDMRSISMFLAQNDTRVLAITCSQGTLGPDSILVKVNNLLAAFHHEGIPVGLDKKLDKELPPWAAYTQKIKWAANENSQSASPKVSSGELISSVFKNYPEKITLVALGSLKTYAELVEQHPEYVDKIERIVWYNNPYTKTDFNESVSPESYTYFKQKNIPLEVVGNNTDHYNIDEAYLETIKRTNSKYAKQIAWVHQYPEIVSRMNAEHLQLWDDLVALYLTVPILFQTEKAEGEVSYVTVQNGLPDQVVYDAIAAILASGTQTSNRVFNSFPIEADLYKPAYARILESTIEKYGLIEWKAISMTNEIHGHTGIYSIIGAKMGIRAMEYFNVGVNNLTITTYAGHKPPLSCFNDGIQISTGATIGQGLISVSDTILDVPTITATFNKQCIRISVKPEIAAQMQDEIKYGISTYGALTDEYWRYIEKLAIRYWSEFNRNEIFIIEKL; encoded by the coding sequence ATGTTTAAAATAATAAATACTTTAGCCAATCAAATTAACCGTTCGCCCATGTTGAAAAAGATTTTAGCACTGTTGTTAGTAAGCTTTATTTTTAATGCGTTTGTGTCGGCGCATTCCGGCAAACCAAAATACCACGTAATTATTGATACCGATGGTGCGATTGACGATATGCGGTCTATTTCAATGTTTTTGGCACAAAATGATACGCGTGTTTTAGCCATTACCTGCTCGCAGGGAACATTAGGGCCCGATTCAATTTTGGTTAAGGTAAATAATTTGCTGGCGGCTTTCCATCACGAGGGAATTCCGGTAGGATTGGACAAAAAGCTGGATAAAGAGCTACCACCATGGGCTGCGTATACACAAAAAATCAAGTGGGCAGCAAACGAAAACTCGCAGTCTGCTTCTCCCAAAGTCAGTTCGGGAGAATTGATTTCATCGGTGTTTAAAAACTATCCCGAAAAAATAACTTTAGTGGCTTTAGGATCGTTAAAAACCTATGCCGAATTGGTGGAGCAACACCCGGAATATGTAGATAAAATCGAGCGAATTGTGTGGTATAATAATCCGTACACCAAAACCGATTTTAATGAATCGGTTTCGCCGGAGAGTTATACTTATTTCAAACAAAAAAACATTCCGCTGGAAGTGGTTGGAAATAACACCGATCATTACAATATTGATGAGGCCTACCTGGAAACGATTAAAAGAACCAACTCGAAGTATGCCAAACAGATTGCCTGGGTGCATCAGTATCCCGAGATTGTTTCGCGAATGAACGCGGAGCATCTGCAGCTTTGGGATGATCTGGTGGCACTTTATTTAACGGTGCCAATTCTATTTCAAACCGAAAAGGCGGAAGGAGAAGTAAGTTATGTAACTGTACAAAATGGTTTGCCAGACCAGGTTGTTTACGATGCAATTGCTGCTATACTTGCGTCGGGAACACAAACATCAAACCGGGTATTTAACAGCTTTCCGATAGAGGCTGATTTGTACAAACCTGCCTACGCCAGGATACTGGAATCAACCATCGAGAAATACGGATTGATTGAATGGAAAGCCATAAGTATGACCAACGAAATTCACGGGCATACCGGCATTTATTCCATTATCGGTGCCAAAATGGGTATTCGTGCTATGGAGTATTTTAACGTAGGGGTGAATAACCTAACTATTACTACATATGCCGGACACAAGCCGCCGCTAAGTTGTTTTAACGATGGAATTCAAATTAGTACTGGTGCTACTATCGGGCAGGGATTAATTTCGGTTTCCGATACAATTTTGGACGTACCAACAATTACAGCAACATTCAATAAACAATGTATAAGAATTTCGGTGAAGCCGGAAATTGCAGCTCAAATGCAGGACGAAATCAAATATGGTATTTCTACATACGGAGCACTAACCGACGAATACTGGCGGTATATTGAAAAACTGGCCATTCGTTATTGGAGCGAATTCAACAGAAACGAGATATTTATTATCGAAAAATTATAA
- a CDS encoding RNA-binding S4 domain-containing protein has translation MREFQLSTEFIELVKLLKLLRIAQTGGRAKIIVEDGEVVRNGEPEFRKRAKLVKGDVLEIMGETIKIV, from the coding sequence ATGCGCGAATTTCAGTTGAGCACCGAGTTCATTGAGCTGGTAAAACTTTTGAAGCTGTTGCGAATTGCGCAAACGGGTGGCCGTGCAAAAATCATCGTAGAGGATGGAGAAGTGGTTCGCAACGGGGAACCCGAGTTCAGGAAAAGAGCTAAGCTGGTAAAAGGCGATGTGCTCGAAATTATGGGAGAAACCATTAAAATAGTATAG
- a CDS encoding C1 family peptidase yields the protein MKLLSILAVFLLMVSAVYAEGEKENFTIVKEVEHTPVISQGRTGTCWSFATTSFLESEIMRKGFPETNLSEMFFVYYNYKNKAFQYLLYHGKNNFGEGSLSHDVLKVVADQGVMLYDEYPGIKKDGKYNHSDLVKELRDETDKINKEKRGKIDVSDLKGFKSALKSELGKLPAKVELEGKKYSATELRDKFEINPDDYVELTSFNHHPFWEQCVVEVPDNWAHASYYNLPLDDLLDVMYYALNNGFSIAWDGDTSEKTFLHKEGKADVPEKLKGKVDQKKRQKTFFDRTTTDDHLMHLVGLSKDAEGKDCFYTKNSWGADSNDYGGYLHMTEDYVRLKTIGIMVHKDAIPKAIKSKLGI from the coding sequence ATGAAGTTATTGTCAATATTAGCTGTATTCCTACTGATGGTATCAGCAGTATATGCAGAGGGAGAGAAGGAGAATTTTACCATTGTGAAAGAGGTGGAGCATACGCCGGTTATCAGCCAGGGGCGCACCGGAACCTGCTGGAGTTTTGCAACTACCAGTTTTTTAGAATCGGAAATAATGCGCAAAGGATTCCCCGAAACCAATTTGTCGGAAATGTTTTTTGTGTATTACAACTATAAAAACAAGGCGTTTCAGTACTTGCTTTATCATGGTAAAAACAATTTCGGAGAAGGAAGTTTGTCGCACGATGTATTAAAAGTTGTGGCCGACCAGGGCGTGATGTTGTACGACGAATACCCCGGAATAAAGAAGGATGGAAAATACAACCACTCGGACTTGGTTAAAGAACTTCGCGATGAAACGGATAAAATTAACAAGGAGAAAAGAGGTAAAATTGATGTTTCCGATTTAAAAGGATTTAAGTCGGCATTGAAAAGCGAATTGGGAAAGTTGCCGGCGAAAGTGGAGCTGGAAGGCAAAAAATACTCGGCAACAGAACTTCGCGATAAATTTGAAATAAACCCGGATGATTATGTGGAGCTTACTTCATTCAACCATCACCCGTTTTGGGAGCAATGTGTTGTAGAGGTGCCCGATAACTGGGCGCATGCATCGTACTACAATCTGCCGTTGGATGATTTGCTGGATGTAATGTATTATGCGCTGAACAACGGTTTTAGTATTGCCTGGGACGGAGACACCAGTGAAAAAACGTTCTTGCACAAAGAGGGAAAAGCCGATGTGCCTGAAAAACTGAAAGGGAAAGTGGATCAGAAAAAGCGGCAAAAGACGTTCTTCGATCGCACAACAACCGACGACCACCTGATGCACCTGGTTGGTTTATCGAAAGATGCCGAAGGAAAAGACTGTTTTTACACTAAAAACTCGTGGGGTGCCGATAGCAACGATTACGGTGGTTACCTGCACATGACCGAAGATTATGTGCGCCTGAAAACAATCGGGATTATGGTACATAAAGATGCCATTCCTAAGGCTATAAAATCAAAACTTGGAATATAA
- a CDS encoding MmcQ/YjbR family DNA-binding protein, translated as MNIEEVREYCIQKKGVTESFPFDETTLVFKVMNKMFCLLGLDNQRMSLKNDPGKNIQLRAQFPAISEGYHLHKQHWNTIELNGTVSSKLMEKMVDESYDLIVASLTKKLKEELKNL; from the coding sequence ATGAATATTGAAGAGGTTCGCGAGTATTGTATTCAGAAAAAGGGAGTTACTGAAAGTTTCCCTTTTGATGAAACCACCTTGGTTTTTAAAGTGATGAACAAGATGTTTTGTTTGCTTGGGCTTGATAATCAGCGAATGAGTTTAAAAAATGATCCGGGAAAGAACATACAGCTTCGGGCACAGTTTCCGGCTATATCCGAAGGTTATCATTTGCACAAGCAACATTGGAATACTATCGAGTTAAACGGAACGGTTTCATCAAAACTGATGGAGAAAATGGTTGATGAATCATACGATTTAATTGTTGCCAGCCTGACCAAAAAGTTAAAAGAAGAATTAAAAAATTTATAG
- a CDS encoding YraN family protein codes for MVSTRELGDLAESLAQDYLRKLGYEIKATNWYHGHLELDIVAQDGDELVIVEVKARSGLRYEHPSEAVTNAKMKRIVEAADAYIIEHESELDTRFDVITVIFFQQGHELEHFKDAFYPTM; via the coding sequence ATGGTATCAACACGCGAATTGGGTGATTTAGCGGAGAGCCTCGCACAGGATTATCTCCGAAAGCTGGGTTACGAGATTAAAGCCACTAACTGGTACCATGGGCATTTAGAATTGGATATTGTTGCGCAGGATGGCGACGAGCTGGTGATTGTAGAGGTGAAAGCCCGGTCGGGATTGCGTTACGAACATCCGTCGGAAGCTGTAACCAACGCTAAAATGAAACGCATTGTTGAAGCTGCCGATGCCTACATTATTGAGCACGAGAGCGAACTGGACACCCGTTTTGATGTGATCACCGTTATTTTCTTTCAACAAGGCCACGAGCTGGAGCATTTTAAAGATGCTTTTTATCCAACGATGTAG
- a CDS encoding LD-carboxypeptidase, producing MTEPTPLLPGSTIRIVSPAGKIEEKHVMPAVNWLEKQGYIVKLGKHVFARHFQFAGTDEQRAADVQEALDDPGCDIIICSRGGYGTVRIIERLDFTRFLEKTKWLVGFSDITILHSCLHNLEVPTIHGVMPRYFFDEEGEPKEDLNSMMKLVKGEGISYNIDVAEFDRTGTAPGQLVGGNLSIISSLCGTKYDIDTDGKIFFLEDIDEFLYHTDRMVLQLKLSGKLDNLAGLILGDFTDMKDNKSPFGQTVHEIFAEAVKDFDYPVCHGFPAGHDKKNLALAFGRDWELEVAESGTRLRLKGD from the coding sequence ATGACAGAACCAACTCCATTACTTCCCGGCTCCACAATACGAATCGTTTCTCCGGCCGGAAAAATTGAAGAAAAACATGTGATGCCAGCTGTTAACTGGCTGGAAAAACAAGGATACATTGTGAAACTTGGTAAACATGTTTTTGCCCGGCATTTCCAGTTTGCCGGCACCGACGAACAACGTGCAGCCGATGTTCAGGAAGCACTTGATGATCCCGGTTGCGACATCATAATTTGCTCGCGTGGCGGTTACGGAACGGTTCGTATTATCGAACGGCTCGATTTTACTCGATTTCTTGAAAAAACAAAGTGGCTGGTAGGTTTTAGCGATATTACCATTTTGCATTCGTGTTTACATAATCTTGAAGTTCCTACCATTCATGGCGTGATGCCGCGCTACTTTTTTGATGAGGAAGGTGAACCAAAAGAAGATCTTAACTCGATGATGAAGCTGGTAAAAGGAGAGGGAATCAGTTACAATATAGATGTTGCTGAATTTGATCGTACAGGGACAGCTCCCGGGCAATTAGTTGGTGGTAACTTGTCGATAATAAGCAGTTTGTGCGGTACAAAATATGACATCGACACAGATGGTAAAATTTTTTTTCTGGAAGACATTGACGAGTTTTTGTATCACACTGATCGTATGGTTCTCCAGTTGAAATTAAGCGGAAAACTGGATAATCTGGCCGGACTGATTTTGGGTGATTTTACCGATATGAAAGATAATAAATCGCCTTTTGGACAAACGGTGCATGAGATTTTTGCCGAAGCGGTAAAAGATTTTGACTACCCCGTTTGTCACGGATTTCCGGCAGGACACGATAAAAAGAACCTGGCACTTGCTTTTGGCCGGGATTGGGAACTGGAAGTTGCCGAAAGCGGAACGAGGTTGAGATTGAAAGGAGATTGA